One window from the genome of Cricetulus griseus strain 17A/GY chromosome 2, alternate assembly CriGri-PICRH-1.0, whole genome shotgun sequence encodes:
- the Gal3st2 gene encoding galactose-3-O-sulfotransferase 2: MLSVLGGTQRSFQVVLFFLVLVVFLMVGFLHVDFQLLTPDKAQEPPVTNLMFLKTHKTASSTMLNILYRFSESHNLSVALPRGSSLHLGYPWLFVTRYVEGMKQDGSQNHHFNLMCNHLRFNFPEVQKVMPNDTFYLSILRNPVFQLESSFIYFKDYAPAFQGVKSLDQFLADPWKYYNASVGLKNVFAKNNMWFDFGFDNNARADVDYVRTCLSEVERQFHLVLIADHFDESMVLLRRRLRWQLDDVVSFKVNARSPRTVSRLTEESQERAKRWCELDWQLYQHFNRTFWAQLHAEVSPRQLRKELEQLRARRRELTALCLQDPEHKNNTQIKDRNLLPYQSGNAEILGYNLRQGLDNATLRICQRMAMPELQYMAHLYSLQFPNKPPKNIPFLKT, translated from the exons GTCCTTCCAGGTGGTACTCTTCTTCCTGGTGCTGGTTGTGTTCCTGATGGTTGGCTTCCTGCATGTGGACTTCCAACTGCTTACACC GGACAAGGCCCAGGAGCCGCCAGTCACCAACCTCATGTTCCTGAAGACGCATAAGACAGCCAGCAGTACCATGCTCAATATCCTCTACCGCTTTTCCGAATCTCACAACCTGTCCGTAGCGCTGCCCAGGGGCTCCAGCTTGCATCTGGGTTACCCCTGGCTTTTTGTGACCCGGTATGTGGAGGGCATGAAGCAGGATGGCAGCCAGAATCATCACTTCAACCTCATGTGTAACCACCTGCGTTTCAATTTCCCTGAG GTGCAGAAAGTCATGCCCAATGACACTTTCTACCTGTCCATCCTACGGAACCCGGTTTTCCAGCTGGAATCTTCCTTCATCTACTTCAAGGACTATGCGCCTGCCTTCCAGGGAGTCAAGAGCCTGGACCAGTTCCTGGCAGATCCGTGGAAGTACTACAATGCCAGTGTGGGCCTGAAAAATGTCTTCGCAAAAAACAACATGTGGTTTGACTTTGGCTTCGACAACAACGCGCGGGCTGACGTGGACTACGTTCGCACGTGCCTCTCGGAGGTGGAGCGCCAGTTCCATCTGGTGCTGATTGCAGACCACTTCGATGAGTCCATGGTGCTGCTGCGCAGACGGCTGCGCTGGCAGCTCGATGACGTGGTATCCTTCAAGGTGAATGCGCGCAGCCCTCGTACCGTCTCACGCTTGACGGAGGAGAGCCAGGAGCGAGCCAAGCGCTGGTGTGAGCTGGACTGGCAGCTCTACCAGCACTTCAACCGCACGTTTTGGGCCCAGCTGCACGCGGAGGTAAGCCCGCGGCAGCTCAGGAAAGAGCTGGAGCAGCTGCGGGCGAGGCGTCGCGAGCTCACCGCCCTGTGTCTTCAGGACCCCGAGCACAAGAACAACACGCAGATAAAAGACCGGAATCTGCTCCCCTACCAGTCTGGAAATGCGGAAATTCTGGGCTACAACCTTAGGCAGGGTCTGGACAATGCTACACTGCGCATCTGTCAAAGGATGGCAATGCCAGAGCTCCAGTACATGGCCCATTTGTACTCGCTGCAGTTTCCCAACAAGCCTCCCAAGAACATCCCGTTCCTGAAAACATAG